A genome region from Cutaneotrichosporon cavernicola HIS019 DNA, chromosome: 5 includes the following:
- a CDS encoding uncharacterized protein (Component of the anaphase promoting complex cyclosome (APC C), a cell cycle-regulated E3 ubiquitin-protein ligase complex that controls progression through mitosis and the G1 phase of the cell cycle) produces MDEDEETATQGVADLASVIAPTRPELGRLAQWSVSSHKYGFGVDNLRDDNEGTFWQSEGPQPHSIDLSFPKRVFISSIALLTSHRKDDSYTPSRLSIRAGTGVHDLQEVRYTEFHKPDGWIVIPLRPMDADGAIEGPPIPTHHIRIVIVANHMNGKDTHVRGLKVFGPPEPVAKTTDDEVVEGLPDGPALVDLGQDRSRGFRSQEFRMYDGIR; encoded by the exons ATggacgaagacgaagaGACGGCGACCCAGGGAGTCGCAGACCTCGCTTCCGTCATAGCTCCCACACGACCCGAGCTTGGTCGACTTGCGCAGTGGTCGGTCTCGAGTCACAAGTACGGCTTTGGCGTCGACAACCTGCGTGATGACAACGAGGGGACGTTCTGGCA GTCCGAGGGACCACAACCTCACTCGATTGACCTCTCTTTCCCCAAACGCGTATTCATTTCT TCCATCGCACTCCTCACCAGCCACCGCAAGGACGACTCGTACACGCCCTCTAGGCTCTCCATCCGGGCCGGGACGGGTGTGCACGACCTCCAGGAGGTGAGATACACCGAGTTCCACAAACCCGACGGATGGATCGTGATCCCCCTCCGGCCAatggacgccgacggcgcgaTTGAAGGCCCACCGATCCCCACGCACCACATCCGCATCGTAATAGTTGCCAACCATATGAACGGCAAGGACACGCATGTGCGTGGCCTCAAGGTCTTTGGACCGCCCGA accAGTGGCCAAGACTacggacgacgaggtggtcgagggGCTGCCAGACGGCCCAGCactcgtcgatctcggccaGGACCGCTCGAGAGGTTTCCGCAGCCAAGAGTTCCGCATGTACGACGGCATTCGATAA
- a CDS encoding uncharacterized protein (The EMC seems to be required for efficient folding of proteins in the endoplasmic reticulum (ER)) has product MSVMSTVREQNLYLDPSIRDWVLVPITAIMVLVGILRHYVTVLMTGSPQKQPKDAVREQRGLGRAQLLRQSAPLSPLHPEQYRALSSSTAQSLASGEYLKPEVSTDSAQNPFDAGNMDTMMDGMKKQAVMMVPNMLIMQYINVFFSGYILIKLPFPLTLGFKSLFARDIAMQDLNVRWVSALSWYFLNLFGLNGVFKLILGQENSATDARDSNAMAMLSGAGGPPTVGPAAPDFKKLYKAEVENLAISDGLYSWVGDGVEDRVLQRWGKL; this is encoded by the exons ATGTCCGTCATGTCGACCGTCAGAGA ACAAAACCTCTACCTGGACCCGTCAATCCGCGACTGGGTGCTGGTGCCCATCACCGCGATCATGGTGCTCGTCGGCATCCTGCGTCACTACGTGACCGTGTTGATGACGGGATCGCCGCAGAAGCAGCCCAAGGATGCGGTGCGTGAGCA ACGCGgactcggccgcgcgcagCTCCTGCGCCAGTCCGCTCCTCTTTCCCCGCTCCACCCGGAGCAGTATCGCGCGCTGTCGTCAAGCACGGCCCAGTCCCTCGCGTCTGGCGAGTACCTCAAGCCAGAGGTTTCGACAGACAGTGCGCAGAACCCTTTTGACGCAGGAAACATGGACACGATGATGGACGGCATGAAGAAGCAGGCCGTCATGATGGTCCCCAACATGCTCATCATGCAGTACATCAacgtcttcttctcgggATACATCCTGA TCAAGCTCCCGTTCCCTCTCACGCTCGGGTTCAAGAGCTTGTTTGCGCGCGACATTGCCATGCAGGACCTGAATGTGCGCTGGGTCTCCGCGCTGTCGTGGTACTTCCTCAACCTGTTTGGCCTGAACGGCGTGTTCAAGCTCATCCTTGGCCAGGAGAATT CCGCGACGGATGCGCGCGACAGCAACGCCATGGCAATGCTcagcggcgctggcgggcCGCCCACGGTCGGCCCTGCCGCACCAGACTTCAAGAAGCTGTacaaggccgaggtggagaacCTCGCAATCTCGGACGGGTTGTACAGCTGGGTCGGTGATGGGGTTGAGGACCGCGTCCTGCAACGCTGGGGCAAGCTCTAA
- the ELP1 gene encoding uncharacterized protein (Acts as subunit of the RNA polymerase II elongator complex, which is a histone acetyltransferase component of the RNA polymerase II (Pol II) holoenzyme and is involved in transcriptional elongation), translating to MRSLTPTTVQVASVAASSPDRHGAALAVDPESGRVYAAVERIEDGEVHVEIVRLEGVEEGGAFAEVVASFSSPVLAPFALPDGAPQTLSVQYFADDRSVIVLLAGGDIAVLQLDNPEVGLVVEVVGSIDSGIKAAAWSPDDEQLVLVTGEDNLVCMTRSFDTIYEGPLRSDDFGEDKFINVGWGSEGTQFHGSLGKKALLAAQESAKAPKPKAFAHPTDDGVPRITFKGDAGFFAVSSLDPYPSGGARRQVRVYSRDAASGFEPRLSATSETLAGLEGPIAWRPVGNVIASLVRYGYEGGGEGRPGRWDVAMLERNGLRHGGFELREAEKSWEGGVVVDMAWNAESDVLAIWLRRAEGDVVQLWTMKNYHYYLKQQIVGTRRFAAVRWHPETPMALYLIDADNVQVRSFVWDTYAARLPMPGDTATVAVVDGDRLLITPFRTQNTPPPMSSYQLALPAQAVHVSMSPSEDALAVLTTTGMVQVWDLATSLPQAGASRLRAGGKVSAPKLRWERNLAPTGEFVPKQVALSGDGKVAALFWGDGPDGAVLRTADANEAGASVLHDTDWVLWEREAGFLVVDRHGILRSVDEAQGILVTLCRPAGVKISAETGLVFALSDSGRLHAAFLSGRESELLTSGVTSFTLTPDFCIYTTTQRSYYVPLFSVAAILAGENLEIVKEREWDERRIERGALAVAACPSNMALVLQMPRGNLETVYPRPLVLAVVRRDILAGEYRSAFLTCRKHRLDLNILYDLDPQRMMDALPSFFEQIPEPDYLNLFVSQLNADDSSIVLYKDLKRDAARVPVPATKVNDVCDALRVLVQVDTVKYVETILTAHVCKQPPDYEAGLRVLLHVQKEHPEIAQEAIKYIIFLSNVNQLFDVALGMYDFQLVLMVAQYSQKDPKEYLPFLRELRALDTHEQRFRIDDHLGRRESALRNLHAAGPSRFDDAASYLSRYELWDEAFDLYAGTDELRTVQDLYGDYLYDRREFHDAAISHTLGGRRDKALKAYEKAHAWRELFTLARELETPPAAIASMVERVSDYLSSRGRHAEAGQVLIDYAEDVDAAVDVLSRGAEFAEAYRLASRHARPDLVGDFINPALEEAQEILTETLEEMDGQLDKELRRLDELRHVRRTDPDGFYLVENDEELENVDVATNATTVATAFTRYTVAPTTVFSQSTRMTGQTARSKNRPSKRRQAGRKGTVDEYDYLVASIGRLVKRVDDKSAEALSLLRPLATSPHRDLASDLQKAVVTLRAKLARGLENAWSDRETILDGVESSGGMGLGGDATAARAAERPLVGPWKGLTRLV from the exons ATGCGCAGCCTCACTCCGACGACTGTACAGGTCGCCTCGGTTGCCGCGTCTTCACCAGACCGGCACGGAGCagcgctcgcggtcgaccCCGAGAGCGGGAGGGTGTACGCCGCGGTTGAGCggatcgaggacggcgaggttcACGTGGAGATTGTGCGCCTCGAaggggtggaggaagggggagcGTTTGCAGAG GTGGTTGCGTCGTTCTCGTCGCCGGTGCTCGCACCGTTCGCGCTGCCGGATGGCGCACCGCAGACTCTGAGCGTGCAGTATTTTGCGGATGACCGGAGTGTTATCGTCCTCTTGGCGGGCGGAGACATCGCTGTGCTCCAGCTTGACAATCCCGAGGTGGGCTTAgtggtcgaggtcgtgggGAGCATCGACAGCGGGATCAAGGCGGCCGCGTGGTcgcccgacgacgagcagctcgtACTCGTCACGG gcgaGGATAACCTCGTGTGCATGACGCGGTCCTTTGACACGATTTACGAGGGGCCCTTGCGTTCTGACGACTTTGGAGAGGACAAGTTCATAAATGTCGGATGGGGAAGCGAGGGGACACAGTTCCATGGCTCGCTGGGCAAGaaggcgctcctcgccgcacAGGAGTCGGCCAAGGCACCAAAGCCCAAAGCTTTTGCCCATCCTACCGACGATGGAGTCCCACGCATCACGTTCAAGGGCGACGCTGGCTTCTTCGCCGTCTCCAGCCTAGATCCTTATCCATCCGggggcgcgcgccgccaggtGCGGGTGTACAGCCGTGACGCCGCGAGCGGCTTCGAGCCGCGCCTGAGTGCCACGAGTGAGACTCTTGCAGGGCTCGAGGGCCCGATCGCCTGGCGACCAGTCGGGAACGTCATCGCCAGTCTCGTGCGGTACGGGTAcgagggaggcggagaagggcgGCCTGGACGGTGGGATGTGGCCATGCTCGAGCGTAACGGCCTGCGACACGGCGGCTTTGAGCTCCGCGAGGCAGAGAAGAGCTGGGAGGGCGGAGTTGTTGTCGACATGGCATGGAACGCTGAGAGCGACGTCCTCGCAATCTGGCTCCGCCGGGCAGAGGGGGACGTTGTCCAGCTTTGGACGATGAAGAACTACCACTATTACCTCAAACAGCAGATTGTGGGAACGCGCCGCTTCGCCGCGGTGCGCTGGCACCCCGAGACGCCCATGGCACTGTACCTTATCGACGCGG acaACGTACAGGTCCGCTCATTCGTGTGGGACACGTacgccgcccgcctcccAATGCCGGGAGACACAGCGACTGTTGCTGTGGTCGATGGAG ACCGCCTCCTGATCACGCCCTTCCGCACACAGAACACCCCTCCACCCATGTCCTCATATCAACTCGCCCTCCCGGCGCAGGCCGTACACGTCAGCATGTCGCCATCCGAGGACGCTCTGGCCGTCCTCACCACTACCGGCATGGTGCAGGTCTGGGACCTCGCCACCTCACTTCCCCAGGCTggcgcctcgcgcttgcgtgccggcggcaaggtGTCCGCCCCAAAGTTGCGGTGGGAGCGTAACCTTGCGCCCACCGGCGAGTTTGTACCGAAGCAGGTCGCGCTCAGCGGGGACGGCAAGGTGGCTGCTCTGTTCTGGGGCGACGGCCCGGACGGCGCAGTGTTGCGTACGGCGGACGCAAATGAGGCCGGCGCGAGCGTGCTGCATGACACCGACTGGGTGCTGTGGGAGCGCGAAGCCGGATTCCTTGTGGTGGACCGCCACGGTATTCTCCGCAGCG TGGACGAGGCACAGGGCATTCTTGTGACGTTGTGTCGGCCCGCGGGGGTGAAGATCTCGGCTGAGACGGGCCTCGTCTTCGCCCTGTCGGACAGCGGGCGACTGCATGCTGCCTTCCTTTCGGGTCGCGAGTCAGAGCTCCTCACGAGCGGCGTGACGTCGTTCACCCTGACTCCCGACTTTTGCATCTACACCACCACGCAGCGGAGCTATTACGTGCCACTGTTTTCGGTCGCCGCCATTTTGGCCGGAGAGAATCTGGAGATTgtcaaggagcgcgagtgggACGAGCGCCGCATCGAGCGCGGTGCGCTCGCCGTGGCTGCGTGCCCCAGCAACATGGCGCTCGTGCTCCAGATGCCCCGCGGAAACCTTGAGACGGTGTACCCCCGTCCACTTGTGCTCGCTGTCGTGCGGAGGGACATCCTCGC GGGCGAATACCGTTCTGCTTTCCTCACCTGCCGGAAgcaccgcctcgacctcaacatCCTGTACGACCTCGACCCCCAACGAATGATGGATGCCCTCCCATCGTTCTTTGAGCAGATCCCCGAGCCCGACTACCTGAACCTCTTCGTCTCGCAGCTGAA CGCCGATGACTCCTCCATCGTCCTGTACAAGGACTTGAAGCGCGATGCAGCTCGCGTTCCCGTCCCGGCGACCAAGGTCAACGACGTGTGCGATGCTCTCCGCGTGCTCGTTCAAGTCGACACGGTAAAGTATGTTGAGACGATCCTCACCGCCCACGTGTGTAAGCAGCCGCCCGACTACGAAGCCGGCCTCCGTGTCCTGCTGCATGTGCAGAAGGAGCACCCCGAGATTGCTCAGGAGGCGATCAAGTACATCATCTTCCTGTCCAACGTCAACCAGCTCTTTGACGTCGCGTTAGGGATGTACGACTTCCAGCTCGTGCTCATGGTTGCTCAGTACTCACAGAAG GATCCTAAAGAGTACCTTCCCttcctgcgcgagctgcgcgcaCTCGATACCCACGAACAGCGTTTCCGCATCGACGATCACCTTGGCCGCCGGGAGAGTGCGCTGCGCAACCTCCACGCTGCAGGCCCGTCGCGGTTCGATGACGCTGCGTCATATCTCTCTCGGTACGAGCTTTGGGACGAGGCGTTCGACCTCTACGCGGGTACGGATGAGCTGCGTACGGTGCAGGACCTGTATGGCGATTACCTGTACGACCGGCGAGAGTTCCACGATGCGGCTATCT CACACACACTCGGTGGGAGGCGCGACAAGGCCCTCAAAGCGTACGAGAAAGCACATGCTTGGCGGGAGCTTTTTACGCTGGCGCGCGAACTGGAGACGCCCCCGGCCGCCATTGCTTCAATGGTGGAACGTGTATCCGACTATTTATCCTCGAGAGGACGGCATGCCGAGGCAGGTCAGGTGCTGATCGACTATGCGGAGGATGTGGATGCTGCGGTTGATGTGTTGAGCCGAGGCGCCGAGTTTGCGGAGGCTTATCGTCTT GCGTCTCGTCATGCGCGCCCTGATCTGGTCGGCGACTTTATTAACCcggcgctggaggaggcaCAAGAGATTCTCACTGAAACactcgaggagatggacggTCAGTTGGACAAGGAACTGCGGCGACTTGATGAACTGCGGCATGTTAGGCGGACAGACCCCG ACGGATTCTACCTCGTTGAGAAcgatgaggagctggaGAACGTGGACGTAGCGACCAATGCCACCACCGTGGCAACGGCGTTTACACGGTACACTGTTGCGCCCACGACTGTGTTTTCGCAATCGACCCGCATGACTGG GCAAACGGCTCGATCGAAGAACAGGCCGTCCAAGAGACGCCAGGCTGGACGGAAGGGGACTGtggacgagtacgactATCTCGTGGCAAGCATAGGACGTCTGGTCAAGCGTGTCGATGACAAGAGTG CCGAGGCACTGTCCCTTCTGCGTCCGCTGGCGACATCGCCTCACCGGGACCTGGCGTCGGATCTTCAGAAGGCGGTGGTGACGCTGCGGGCCAAGCTGGCTCGTGGGCTGGAGAACGCGTGGTCGGACCGCGAGACCATTCTGGATGGGGTGGAAAGTTCTGGTGGCATGGGTCTGGGCGGAgacgcgacggcggcgcgtgcggcTGAGCGGCCGTTGGTGGGTCCTTGGAAGGGGCTGACGAGGCTCGTGTAG
- the OPT8 gene encoding uncharacterized protein (OPT oligopeptide transporter protein), with translation MNPSQSHPITGDYNYHVAPADDESIYDLPVLEACFTPRAVIVGLGVGVLLCMTNMYFGLQTGWVSMMSLQSALLGFAIFKLPSVLPRFFPNVRPLSAPENVVIQTTAVATGTMPLAAGLVGIIPALGMMSQEVDGRDPIVLSYWHLVIWCLAVAFFGVFLAVPLRRQVIVKEKLVFPSGTATAQLIALLHRAPPIQGISTATVTTREGGRYERLQTSEDGDDEIDGKDQDAISGTGWRALGWSFAASGAITLLSFLFPVTFALPVFDILSWPFGISLAAQWMWWFTPSLSYIGQGIIMGFPVTVSMNIGMLVGWAVLSPLAKKSGWAPGRVSSNTDGARGWILWVALAIMIAESLISLAPVTVEYVRNLWARHEAAEARSHVFTTPDSPDEAAERDGYMDMPEDSEPECEPPERLVPGQWVALGLTASAVLGVWGVWYVFGTDGIHPWATALGLVLASILSLIGVRALGETDINPVSGIGKISQLFFAVLQPGNVVANVIAGGVAEAGAQQAGDLMQDLKTGHLLRASPRSQFYGQLVGSLASVFVSSAAYKFYTSVYTIPGPEFAVPSAGVWLSLARLLNNGSLPEMVVPFMLVFGGAFSLIAIAKLMFARSPNPAIAACVASLPSGIAFAIGFLNSPSFSLARLIGGYIAYRAARASRTGETPLFVIVVASGFVLGEGVLSIVNLTLASRGYGALSCFGCNLGGGGYCTGGC, from the exons ATGAACCCTTCACA ATCACATCCCATCACGGGCGACTACAACTACCACGTCGCGCCGGCGGACGATGAGAGCATCTACGacctccccgtcctcgaAGCCTGCTTTACCCCCCGCGCTGTCATTGTGGGGCTGGGTGTCGGCGTCTTGCTCTGTATGACGAACATGTACTTTGGCCTGCAAACAG GCTGGGTGTCGATGATGTCCCTACAATCCGCTCTTCTCGGCTTTGCCATCTTCAAGCTGCCCTCCGTCCTGCCGCGCTTCTTCCCTAATGTCCGTCCCCTCTCAGCGCCCGAGAATGTCGTTATCCAGACTACCGCTGTGGCGACGGGCACAATGCCTCTGGCCGCGGGACTGGTAGGCATCATTCCCGCGCTGGGGATGATGAGCCAGGAAGTCGACGGGCGCGACCCCATCGTGTTGTCCTACTGGCACCTCGTGATCTGGTGCCTTGCCGTTGCGTTCTTCGGTGTCTTCCTCGCCGTACCACTCCGCCGCCAGGTCATCGTTAAGGAGAAGCTCGTCTTCCCTTCCGGTACCGCAACCGCCCAGCTCAttgccctcctccatcgcgcACCCCCGATTCAGGGCATCTCCACAGCGACCGTGACAACACGGGAAGGTGGGCGTTATGAGCGTCTCCAGACTAGCGAGGATGGTGACGATGAGATCGACGGCAAAGACCAAGACGCGATCAGCGGTACGGGATGGCGGGCGCTGGGGTGGAGCTTTGCCGCCTCTGGAGCCATCACT CTCCTCTCCTTTTTGTTCCCGGTGACCTTTGCTCTCCCAGTATTCGACATCCTCAGCTGGCCGTTCGGGAtcagcctcgccgcccagtGGATGTGGTGGTTCACGCCTTCGCTGTCGTACATCGGACAGGGGATCATCATGGGTTTCCCCGTCACTGTGTCCATGAACATCGGTATGCTCGTTGGCTGGGCTgtcctctcccctctcgcGAAGAAGAGCGGATGGGCACCCGGTCGCGTCAGCAGCAACACTGACGGCGCGCGTGGCTGGATCCTCTGGGTCGCGCTGGCGATTATGATCGCGGAGAGCCTCATCTCCCTCGCACCCGTTACGGTCGAGTACGTGCGCAACCTGTGGGCCCGCCacgaggctgccgaggcgcgctCACACGTGTTCACCACGCCTGATAGCCCggacgaggctgccgagcgTGACGGATACATGGACATGCCAGAGGATAGTGAGCCCGAGTGCGAGCCGCCCGAGCGCCTCGTGCCTGGACAGTGGGTCGCGTTGGGGCTCACAGCGAGCGCCGTGCTTGGCGTTTGGGGGGTGTGGTATGTCTTTGGGACTGACGGGATCCATCCATGGGCAACGGCGCTGGGGTTGGTACTGGCGTCCATCCTCTCACTTATCGGCGTCCGAGCACTTGGCGAGACCGACATTAACCCG gtcTCGGGCATCGGCAAGATCTCCCAGCTCTTCTTCGCGGTACTTCAACCCGGTAACGTCGTGGCGAACGTGATTGCCGGAGGTGTTGCCGAGGCTGGAGCTCAACAGGCCGGCGACCTCATGCAGGACCTTAAGACTGggcacctcctccgcgcaTCCCCGCGCTCCCAATTTTACGGACAACTCGTTGGCTCCCTTGCCAGCGTGTTTGTCAGTTCCGCAGCGTACAAGTTCTACACTTCCGTGTACACCATCCCCGGGCCCGAGTTCGCCGTGCCCAGTGCCGGCGTTTGGCTCAGCCTTGCCCGACTCCTCAACAACGGGAGCCTCCCTGAGATGGTGGTGCCGTTCATGCTCGTGTTCGGCGGCGCGTTCAGCCTGATCGCCATCGCAAAGCTCATGTTTGCGCGCTCCCCCAACCCAGCAATTGCCGCTTGTGTGGCTTCGCTCCCCTCGGGGATTGCGTTTGCCATCGGCTTCCTCAACTCTCcgtccttctccctcgcccGTCTGATCGGCGGGTACATCGCCTAccgcgcagcgcgcgcctccCGCACCGGCGAGACGCCACTGTTCGtgatcgtcgtcgcgtcgggctttgtgctcggcgagggagTACTGAGTATCGTGAACCTCACGCTCGCGAGCCGAGGATACGGCGCACTCAGCTGCTTCGGGTGCAACCTCGGTGGAGGGGGATATTGCACGGGAGGGTGTTAG
- a CDS encoding uncharacterized protein (BTG family): protein MDPPVERTPPPPPSPALGAAGNASTPGAITAMMYDPTLKSAVSALAHHLVQPLAPHYPHSLLMDLRDCLASKFTNEFSPTWIENLPRFGSGSRSLISDHIHGLPLILRDAARAHGIDTAIWTAAIATLRKKKIDDGQSDFWEAWCDPGTIFWRWGGWGWDDTDFPVKSRPENCVLIWQGSPIGNAASPIAELSSPLAATPLRSMAIPIRAPGITNIPSTPSPAPSAASVSSAPVVPHSPSPVYPSEFRAPNRPSSGAGARTSHMRTASARSGPGHQGQASTSSTGSDSSDTGSQQLLTPASRPGSADLLPEGKDEQRGRDPSPARNEPTVTPYDGGNVTVLGGGTKLGGSRPSSVMSHRTRSPSISVAARALGTAVGTNANGGVMRKQRSRNMRRITPVYVGGIAQPGIGGPMMSAFTPPLKNQSGMQYWPHGQPGAAGVGVGVGVGPPPVGSMGLANQMGMAMNKRI from the exons ATGGACCCACCAGTTGAGCGcactccgccgcctcctccgagCCCCGCGCTCGGGGCTGCAGGCAACGCGTCCACTCCCGGTGCGATTACGGCGATGATGTACGACCCTACCCTTAAATCGGCGGTgtcggcgctcgcgcaTCATCTAGTTCAGCCACTCGCTCCTCACTACCCGCATTCCCTGCTGATGGACCTCCGCGACTGTCTCGCCTCCAAATTTACAAACGAGTTCAGCCCCACGTGGATTGAAAACTTACCGCGCTTTGGTTCGGGCTCGCGCTCCCTCATCTCCGACCACATCCATGGCCTCCCTCTTATCCTCCGGGACGCCGCCAGGGCCCATGGTATCGACACGGCGATCTGGACCGCTGCCATCGCCACGCTCCGCAAGAAGAAGATAGACGACGGCCAAAGCGACTTCTGGGAAGCCTGGTGCGACCCCGGTACCATTTTCTGGCGCTGGGGCggatggggttgggacGATACCGATTTTCCTGTAAAGAGCCGCCCTG AAAATTGCGTTCTCATCTGGCAGGGGTCCCCCATCGGCAACGCCGCCAGTCCGATCGCCGAGCTGAGCTCGCCCCTTGCCGCCACCCCGCTTCGCTCTATGGCGATCCCCATCCGCGCCCCTGGCATCACGAACATCCCTTCCACGCCCTCCCCCGCGCCATCTGCAGCCTCGGTTTCAAGTGCACCCGTCGTcccccactcgccctcccccgTCTACCCGAGCGAGTTCCGTGCGCCTAACCGCCCGAGCTCTGGAGCTGGCGCCCGCACCTCCCACATGCGTActgcgtcggcgcgctctgGTCCCGGCCACCAGGGCCAGGCGAGCACTAGCTCGACGGGTTCCGACTCGAGTGACACGGGCTCGCAGCAGCTCCTGACGCCAGCCAGTCGCCCCGGCTCGGCAGACCTCCTTCCTGAAGGCAAGGACGAGCAGCGCGGTCGCGACCCCTCTCCGGCGCGCAATGAGCCAACCGTCACCCCGTATGACGGCGGCAACGTCActgtcctcggcggcgggaccaagctcggcggctCGCGCCCCAGCTCGGTCATGAGCCACCGCACCCGCTCGCCCAGCATCAGCGTCGCGGCTCGCGCACTCGGCACCGCCGTTGGCACTAACGCCAACGGCGGGGTTATGCGCAAGCAGCGCTCGCGCAACATGCGCCGTATTACTCCGGTGTACGTCGGCGGCATTGCACAGCCTGGCATTGGCGGCCCTATGATGAGCGCGTTCACGCCTCCCCTCAAGAACCAGTCCGGCATGCAGTACTGGCCTCACGGGCAGCCCGGAGCGgctggcgtcggcgtcggcgttggTGTGGGCCCGCCCCCTGTCGGCAGCATGGGTCTCGCCAACCAGATGGGCATGGCCATGAACAAGCGCATCTAG